ATTCGCAGCCGCCCTTTTTGTATTGAGATTGAGCGTCCGCGTCAGGCGTGCAGATCATTCGACAGGAGTGCTGTCGCATCCTCGCCATGCTCGCTGAGTACGTGCTTCAGCTTGCCGAGCGCCTTGGCCTCGATCTGGCGAATGCGTTCCTTGCTGACCCCGAAACTCTCTCCGATCTCGGACAGGGTGTTCTTGTTCTCCGACAGGAACCGGCGGACGATGATTTGTCGTTCGCGATCTCCAAGAGTGTCGAGGGCATCCTCCAGCCAGCCGGTACGGACCTCGCCGTCATGGTGCCAGGCCGTGATGTCCTCCGGGTTGGGGCCGTCGTCTTCCAGCATGTCCTGGAACTCAAAATCGTCCTCGTCGCCGAAGCTGGCATTCAGCGAATTGTCGGGGCCGCCCAGATGTGCCTCCATACGCACCACGTCTTTCGTCTTGACCTGGAGCCGCTCGGCCACGCGTTCACGGTCCTCGTCGGTCAGGGTGCCGTCGGGACCGGTCGCCAGTTGGGCGCGTACCTTGCGGAGGTTGAAGAACAGGCGGCGTTGCGCCGGTGTTGTCGCCACGCGGACGATCGACGTGTTGCGCAGGATGTGGTCCTGGATGGCCGCCATGATCCACCAGGACGCATAGGTGGAGAAACGCGCGTTGTGGCTCGGGTCAAAGCGCTGCGCGGCTTCCATCAGGCCAATATTGCCTTCCTGAACGAGATCTCCGACTGGCAGGCCGTAGCCGCGGAATTTCCACGCGATGCGCAGCACAAAACGTGCGTATGCCTCGATCAGTTCATGAAGCGCGGCTTCGTCCTTGTCTTCGCGCCAGCGGCGGGCCAGATCAAACTCATGCTCCCGCTCGAG
This is a stretch of genomic DNA from Alphaproteobacteria bacterium. It encodes these proteins:
- a CDS encoding RNA polymerase factor sigma-32, yielding MAAFASQAIERGNRRYANAVMQAPILEREHEFDLARRWREDKDEAALHELIEAYARFVLRIAWKFRGYGLPVGDLVQEGNIGLMEAAQRFDPSHNARFSTYASWWIMAAIQDHILRNTSIVRVATTPAQRRLFFNLRKVRAQLATGPDGTLTDEDRERVAERLQVKTKDVVRMEAHLGGPDNSLNASFGDEDDFEFQDMLEDDGPNPEDITAWHHDGEVRTGWLEDALDTLGDRERQIIVRRFLSENKNTLSEIGESFGVSKERIRQIEAKALGKLKHVLSEHGEDATALLSNDLHA